The window ATTTTAATTGATATTTCAAGTATTTATAATATacactttaagtaagttcagaGCTAACGAGACAACTTTAGGAAGCCAattaaactttttggacaagttcactGGCCGAtcatgtattaaaaaaaaaaaacaaaaacagatTGATAATCATAGTAATTCTACAACACCAGTGTAATTGACATCAGGATATAACTGAGAGGCCTCAACTTCCTTAGATGGATCAATCTCAAAATTGGTTTGATCGCCCTTTATGAACACCGAGTGATTTATCGCCAACCCAACATTATACGGCATTGGAGCCGCTGCAACAACATCGAACAATCGAACAATCAATCTTTCTAATATATACCAATTTATATAATCTCTTTCCcaacaaaaaaacatatatatttttctaaaattaccTTCAATTTCTTTAAGAAGCTGCTCTTCTGAAACATACATCTTCAGTAGAGATTTGCCTAATTTCTTCTCCTTGAGAGCAACAATCTCATTTAAAGTAATAATGTTTTTAAGTGGCTTAATCAGGAGTGTCTTATTCAAGGTTCTTGGATCATCTACTGCTCTTATGGTGTAGGTTCCTATGTCTTCTTCTTTGTTAAGAATTGCTGatcaaaattataaatttaattatgagATATAAAATGTTGCTAATAAAGTGTCACTAAAGGGCAATTTGGTGATTAGAAACATTTCATTAATTACCTTTGACGTTTCCGTCGCCTAAAATGCTGACGGTGTCTCCTGGAGGGAACAAAAAAGAGATGATATAGGAAGAAAAGAAGCCAGAAGGCACATATGTGTATGGTATTCCTTCTGCTTCAATGGTTCGCCGAATTTGAGCCTTGATTCCAAATACAAATTTTGCTGGCCCAACAGCATTCACATGATCCACGTCATTTCCGAACTCCGAAGGCAAGAATCTCTGAacattttcaatattttataattgaatCAAACAGTGTTGGAATCAGAAAAATTTAGTGAAGAAAACTCTTGGGATTAAAACTCCGCAGCGTAAATATCCGTCGCCCATTCTGTCCATTTGTCACAAATACTACAACTTACGAAATTACACAACAAGTTTCCTTTTAACGATGAAATTTTCCATAGTAAAtctaattttgttatttatctCTTGGAATTTGGATTAGACAGACCCTCCATGACCCATTTGAATTCCGTCCCTAATATCAAAGACATTCTatatcatgtcatggaatcAATTGAACTAAGAGTTTAAACTGATAGTTAAAATCCAaccatagatcttatattaatctgaCCTATATCACATGTTGAAGATAAAAGTTAcgaatatattaataaatgaatACCTTAACATTACCGGCTTCTTTAATGGCAGAAATAATGTTGGCCTGATCAGCTAATTGCTCGGCACTAATTGTGGATATCACCACATCCACTTGTTTAATGGCCTTAACTAAACTCTCACGCTTGAAAATATCTCCCTGCATATATCATATATACAAACATTAACTCTCTTCGTACACAAATATATACTGTAACGAATTTAAGATTCATTGGTAGACGGCGTTTGAGGCGATCTCTCATAATTTATGTATactcaatttataatttttagcgTTATCGGAGCGAGGCAACTTCAAGCCCCGTcgccaaatatatatattagagagagagagattacaTGTAATAGGGTGACGCCTAAGTTGGTGAATTTGTCAAGGAGTTTAGCTTTAACAGGATCAGAGGATGTGCTCTCTCTAACCAAAGCAAAGGTAGGATGGCCGGCGATTGTGCTTGCTTCTACAATGAATTTTCCGATATAGCCAGTTCCTCCGATTATCAAAATCTTACTTTTCTCAGCCATGAATTGATATTACTGGGAGACAAAACAGCAACAAATGCGTTGCAAAATAGCTAAATTTAACCTCTTTGGATCAGCAATCTAACTATTTTTATGGGCAGCATTTATGTCGGATGTCAAATGGACTTGGATTCTCAATTCTTGAAAAGGAagactttttattattattattattattattattattattattattattattattattattattattattattatttcgtaTTCTTGTACCGAAAAAGAGATGTTAGTatataaggtgtaaaaatactctaACGTTTATaaatagaagcaattttactcctaatgttggTAGTGAAggacaattttatctctaatgttggcaagttgggccaattttagaaattattataaaacataaatattttgttctttattctataCCAATTGCGTgtaagttgattctaaaaaaaaaatcatattttttgtgatttataatagaatttaagattaatatatttaaattcagtgaaatatttgattcacgtttaattatatgtttgtgatctgttactaatgaatgataaaataacacatatctgaagtgtagatgacaagattcatgatcgagaagacaatttgatgaataatttctccaattgatccaacttgttaacgttaaggttaaaattgttcttgattgttaacgttaagagtaaaattataccaatttagacgttaaggataaaCTCACATGCGTAAACATTAGAGAGTATTTTTTGCACCATATCGTCTAACTAACAATTATCAACTAATATAACTGGAACCAAACAAGTCCTTAACAAATCAACCTCAATTCATGTGAAATTATATTGTTAtaattaaggcttaatacatcatttgtcctctgaatttgtccaaaaaacttgattgcccccctgaactttcaaagtgttccgatagctccctgaacttgcataaaatattcagttagccccctgcacttgcgtaaaatgtaatcaattgatcactcggttgtaaaaaagtaagttaaatgcgtggaatacatctacctcatttaacttactttattacgaccgagtgatcaattgattacgttttacgcaagttcaaggagctaactgaatattttatacaagttcagagGATTATcgaaacactttaaaagttcaggggaccaatcaatttttttttttttttggacgaGTTTAGAGGAGAaaggatgtattaagcctataattAAATACAAGATAACCGCAATTCATATTGGTATCCACTACCGTAGAGCGGTAGGTTTGCTAATTCCTAGTAGAAGTGTAGGAGTTTGACGTATATCCTATTCCTATTGAAAAACAATATACATAATGCCTATATATACAATAAGAATCCAACGTTTTCTCATTCAAATCTTTTCTCAGTAATTAACAATTTAGAACCTACTTCTCTCCTCCTCTCTATCAAAACTTCAATCTTCAAAGGATGGAAGTTAAATACGAGATTAGCTATAGCATAGGTTCCGACGATGATGTTGTTGatgattttgatgatagagtagGAATGGAAGTCGAATTTCAATACATTCCGAAATTATTTTCAGATTCAAATCTATTACCCGTTTGCAGGATTCAGAAATCAAACCTTCCTTCACCCGGCATCTTTCTATCATTAACTGTGATTAAGCAATGCCTGATACGAAATGCACTTGTCTCAACAATCGAGAAAATAACCGGAGATGTTGAATATGATATTCATACTCAACACTTGATTGATTATATCGCACCCAGAGTCTCTGCCTTTGCCACTGATTTTCTCGAAGATCCATCCAATCTCAACGCTAAGGGAATCACTCTCGCTGTCAAAATCATCAGAACTGATTGTTTTCGCGACCAGCCTCCAGCGTCCTCGGAACTTGATTTAACTCAATAGCTATTGAGAGAAAATATATAAGGGTTACAGAAAATACGATTGGAATGAACAGAAATCGAGCTGTGCCGTGGCGGTtgccactgccttgaaagcgatttcggcagaccGAGGTGCAATCTGTAATTCCGGTCACTCCTCAAGGTTAACACAGAAGCCTTCGAACCTGTGCACTCAAGGTCGAAGATAATAGAACAGCAAAAGGTTATTTTAAGTGCCCAGAAAGTTTGATTAAAGAGGAATATCGAAAAAACTGTGTGTTCAAACAAGTTAAAAcagatagaaataaaaataaaattccaatcgggacgggcgggcgtcgcgcgaacgagcgagcgcgcgcgtgtggtatatttgctaaaaccttcttaacacaatttaaaggcttctaaagcccaattctatatatacccactcaaagggttgtttgtttcccatgtgggattgtAAATGTGCTCTTGAGAGCAAAGAGGTTAATGACAAATATACCCACACTTTTAAAGCTATTTCTTATTCAACActaaagccattttatctaacaatcccccacaaatggctttataaaaacatttaaaatagtacaaaggaaataattttctgggcaaatAAAACGAGTAGGACAAGGTTATGAAAACTTAAGTATCAATGTCtttcgattgaattgatacGTAGTGAGATGAGGCAACAGAGTGACGTTTTGGAAGTGAATTGCTCTTGAACTTCTGAAACTTCATCTGAGACCCCCACAACACGTAAATAACCTTAAAAAAACTTTTGCTGTTCCGCGATAAAACTTTACAACGCTTTTGAAGGCCATGCGTACACCTTGGATCTTATGAGTGCTCTAGAAAGACTGCCTAAGTCTTTCATAGAAGGCGGCCAACCTCCACACTCAAGTAGGTGATCTCCAAAATGagatcattaagagtttctcgtaactcaaccttcaaaacacatccatcaAGTCCATGAACATGAACCACCACTTAATCGGGCTATGGATTACACAATCACTATTATTTGCCATAGGAATGGGAGAGATATAGTGCATATCGAGGACAATATGGCTTCGTTTGACCACGAATGGTGTCCACCATATTTCCTTTATTCAACAGGCTTTAGTCCCATTCCCCTCGACGACTCAAGTACAACTCTTCTAGGTAATCCTTTGGTAAAGGGATCTGCTAGATTCTTTTCCGACCTTACATAGTCTAGGGCAATTACCCCATTCTTCAAGAGTTGTTTCAAAATTCCATGTCTAATGCGAATAGGTCTTCTCCTTCCATTGTAGACACTATTCTTTGCAGTACCGATAGCTGCCTGTGAATCACAATGCATTGAAATGGGTGCAGAAGAATTCCCCCACAATGGAACATCTGCTACTAGTGCCCTCAACCATTCTGCTTCTTGACTAGCTAGTTCAAGAGCTATAAATTCAGATTCCATGGTTGATCGAGCAATACAAGTTTGCTTGGATGATTTTCAAGACACTGCACCACCACCTAGAACAAAAACATAGCCACTGGTGGAACTCACCTTATCATTGTTAGATACCCAATTTGCATCAGTATATCCTTCTAAAACAGCAGGAAATTTAGTAAAGTGCAAACAATAATTCATGGTACCTCTTAAGTATTTCAATAAGCGATAAAGTGCACTCCAGTGTTCATTATTTGGACAGTGAGTATATCTACTCAATCTACTAACAGCATAAGCTATGTCCGGTCTAGTATGATTCATTAGGAACATTACACTGCCTATGATCTTAGCATATTCCTCTTGGGAGACACTATTTCCTCCCTTATTGCTTGTTAAATTTACACTAGGATCATAAGGAGTTCTAGCTGGAACTACATCAAAACTGTTAAACTTTTTCAACATAATGTGATTGTCCTAATGAGCACCCATTTTCTGTCTTAGTAATTTTGATGCCAAGAATTACATCCGCTTCtcccatgtctttcatgtcaaagtgaGAAGAAAGAAAGGATTTTGTGTCATTAACCACATCTAAGCTTGTCCCTAAGATAagcatatcatctacatataggcATATAATCACATAGTTCGAATCACAAGATTTAGAATAGACACATGTATCCGATCCATTAACCACATACCCATTGGAAAGTAAAACACTGTTAAATTTTTCATACCATTGTTTGGGTGCTTGTTTCAACCCATAGAGTGATTTTTTCAATTTGCACACTTTGTCCTCGTGTCCATGTATGACGTGTCCTTCTGGTTGCTGTATATAGATCTCCTCTTCTAAATCCCCATTTAGAAATGCcgtctttacatccatttgatgtatcaCCAAGTTATGAATTGCTGCAATTGCAATAAGAACTCTAATAGTAGAGATTTTAGTAACAGGAGAATATGTGTcaaaatagtcaattcctttcttttgactataGCCCACTACAACTAATCTAGCCTTAAATTTTTCAATGGATCCATCAGGCCTCAATTTTCGTTTAAATATCCATTTACACCTTATAGGTCTAGAGCCTTTTGGCAGATCAACTAATTCCCATGTATGGTTGGCCATAATGGAATCTATTTCACTCTTAATAgcttctttccaaaaatcagcaTCTATAGAGGTAACAGcttctttatatgtttttgggtcttcttctattagatagGCAGACATAATCTCATCAGTAATGTTATCTGGATTTTCTAATAGAAAGGCTGAAATGAAGTCTGGTCCAAAgctattttctattcttctCCTTTTGCTTCTCCTAGGTTCAAAAGCAACATCATTTTCATTCTCATCCTGAGGTAGAGATGAAGCAGACACAATTGGAGTAGGAAAAGGTAATGGAGTAGAAGCACTAGTTGCCTCGCACTGTTTGTCTTTCTTTAGGGGAAAGGTGTTTTCAAAAAACACTACATCTCTAGATTCACATATGCTATAGTCGTTCagattcatgaacctataagcggcactatttgaggcataaccaatgaaaacacaatcaaaggtCTTGGGTCCTATGTTAGGCTTTCTAAAGGATGGAAATGCAACTTTAGCAAGACAACCCCAAactctcaaaaaattcaaatttggtGCAAACCCCTTCCacagttcataaggagttttatctaattttttataaggaaccctattcagaatatagcatgcagataggacagcttccccccacatgtTATCGGATAACCCAGAACTAATTAACATGGCATTCATCATTTCTTTaagagttctatttttcctttcagctataccgttttgttgaggtgtatacGGTGCACTAGTCTCATGTACAATGCCATTATTTTCACAAAAGGACTTAAGGAAAAAAGTTCCATATTCTCCTCCCCTATCGGAcctaagcctttttattttcttatctaattgattttctacctcTGATTTAAACTTAATGAACATATGCTCAGCCTCAtcttttgatttcaataaatacactttggtatatctagagaagtcatcaacaaaagtaatgtaatatCTTTTGCCACCTTTGCTAACAGAATTTTTAAAATCAGCTAAATCAGAGTGAATTAAACCAAGCAGTTCTGTGCTTCTATTCTCAACAGGTAAGAAAGGtttctttgcaaattttgcttccacacatatagagcatttggagttaatttcagaattagtaacatttataacatgcatatttcccaattttttaatggaagcaaaatttacgtgtcctaatctaccatgccaCAAATCAATGGATTCACTCAAGTAAACGGAAGCAGATGTAGTTGCATTAATTCCAACAGAATTCACATGGACAGTGTTCAAAATAAAGAGGCCATCAGCTAGGTAcccttttcccacaaaagtcccattcctagtgagaataaccttatcagcctcaaagataatttttaaaccagcctTGTTTAGCAAGCTACCAGAAATAAGATTCCTACGAAGAGCAGGCACATACAACACATTATTTAAAGACAAGCTTTTTCCAGaagttaacttaattaaaaCTGTTCCTTTACCGACAACACCAGCAGTAGTGGTGTTTCCCATGTAGACGCATTCTCCATCGGCAGCGTCCTCAAAGTGATTAAACAGGTCCTTGTTTGAGCATAAGTGCCTTGTAGCTCCAGTATCTAGAACCCAGTCCGTTTTGTTTTCCACCAGATTAGCTTCAACCACAACAGCAGcaataatttcttcattttctactAGATTGGATTGTGGAGCAGCTCTGTTGTTTGGATTATGATTGGTGTtctgttggttcttcctttggtaGCACTGAAATTCCTTGTGGCCAGGTTTACCACACACAAAGCATTCCACTACTTTCTtcttctgaattcttccattcttcttgaaaggcttgttttggtttgagccTTTTTGGAATTTGGTTGAAGGTCCTTTGTTCCTGTCTTTTGGCACCACAACAGATTCAACAATATTAGCATTAATTGAAACAgacttagaggaaagttgcttatctTTCATTCGATTTGCTTCTTCAGTTCTCATGTGGCTGACAAGCTCCTGAAGACTGAAG of the Euphorbia lathyris chromosome 7, ddEupLath1.1, whole genome shotgun sequence genome contains:
- the LOC136200794 gene encoding phenylcoumaran benzylic ether reductase Betv6-like, with the protein product MAEKSKILIIGGTGYIGKFIVEASTIAGHPTFALVRESTSSDPVKAKLLDKFTNLGVTLLHGDIFKRESLVKAIKQVDVVISTISAEQLADQANIISAIKEAGNVKRFLPSEFGNDVDHVNAVGPAKFVFGIKAQIRRTIEAEGIPYTYVPSGFFSSYIISFLFPPGDTVSILGDGNVKAILNKEEDIGTYTIRAVDDPRTLNKTLLIKPLKNIITLNEIVALKEKKLGKSLLKMYVSEEQLLKEIEAAPMPYNVGLAINHSVFIKGDQTNFEIDPSKEVEASQLYPDVNYTGVVELL